The Gemmata palustris genome includes a region encoding these proteins:
- a CDS encoding amidohydrolase family protein — MNTRRLRFALLSAPLGALLVALFVPVIAQKSADLQPTAYAIRDTRVVTEAGTVLPKATVVIRDGLIAAVGPDVAVPPDALVTEGKGLTVYPGFIDAGSTRGYDAALRRSLGGPPAAEDTAADPLVATKPDNRKGVTPEFAIQTALKLDDETVAAWRRVGFTAHLVTPEGGYFSGTSALVSLSGSVPRDAILRAPVALHARFGRVVGQDYPVALMGVIAHGRQTMLDAGWLKRQWAAYEARGKTGKRPAADPCLEALWPALDGKLPVAFEADTADEIHRALDFAAEFKLKPMIVGGRSAWKVADRLAKDKVSVILRLDFAPAPERENDLPVRVREDRERVRKEEVACASVLHKAGVPFAFTTQGLAVNRFRENVRKVIAAGVPADVALAALTSGAADILGVAPQVGRVTKGRAAHLVVCEGDFDAAATKYKFAFSDGVRFDLEAAAPPAGGGGGAEPVVPKKGGRPRPTTDPDTTPAPKTPTPAPSPTPKGPTGGVGSVADRNSPSFVSDALRAIVLALGSERATTEIEADRKPTFKTNGDVLIRGATVITGAGKTLPRADILVRGGKIRAVGADLPAEKGVTVLDAEGTFVMAGIIDTHSHFAVSGGVNEGSLSVVPEVRVRDVIDSEDVQIYRALGGGVTMARLLHGSANVIGGQDAVIKMKYGRPAREMLVADAPRGVKFALGENVKRTDGRFPNSRLGVEAVLVRAFTEAQTYRKKWADYDASKGSSEPLPEPRRDLRLEALADVLAGDLRVHSHCYRSDEILMLLRVAERFGVKVRSLQHVLEGYKVAPEIAAHGASVSLFSDWWAYKIEAFDAIPYGAKLLQDAGVNVCLKSDDNELMRHLNQEAAKLVKYCGFTPEEALHTITLNPAKQLGLDARLGTIEVGKDADLAIFTGHPLNSYARCEMTLVEGEVFFQRSDKFGPSTAAKAEPAKPVAKFPAIPELPKGVYVLRGGTVHSPGKPAFAGTVVVDAATGKITQVVRAGEKPDAPAEARVVDCTGLHLYPGMIDAGTVLGLVEIDSARETNDSRDGGDFQPDLRASAGINPDSELIPVTRANGVTTVVTRPTGSLLSGQGALINLAGWVPAEMVVVDRLALHIEYPSEPAPRGFGPSVAFDSGDNSAARFRRTEKLDKLKELFETARRYDAAQKAGLSAPTNPRLESLLPYTRGEKPVVFTADRKADILGALKLADELKVKPIISGGTEAWKVAAELKKRDVPVILGPVMSLPREIGDKYDAPFVAASKLHEAGVKFCIRSAGSNNTRNLPYEAAMAVAYGLPPEEGLKAVTLSAAEILGVADRFGTVESGKRANLVIANGDVLQASTQVLSVFIEGRPYEPTSKQTRLFDKYQKRLNERRSSESPSTPGGSR, encoded by the coding sequence ATGAACACCAGACGCCTCCGTTTCGCGCTCCTCAGCGCGCCGCTTGGCGCGCTCCTCGTCGCCCTTTTCGTTCCCGTTATTGCCCAGAAATCGGCCGACCTGCAACCGACGGCTTACGCAATTCGCGACACCCGGGTCGTGACCGAAGCCGGGACGGTGCTGCCAAAGGCCACGGTCGTTATTCGCGACGGGCTCATCGCCGCCGTTGGGCCGGACGTCGCGGTTCCGCCGGACGCGCTCGTCACCGAGGGCAAGGGGCTGACCGTTTATCCCGGGTTCATCGACGCGGGCAGCACCCGCGGGTACGACGCCGCGTTGCGCCGGTCCCTGGGCGGGCCGCCCGCGGCCGAGGACACCGCCGCCGATCCGCTCGTCGCCACGAAGCCGGACAACCGCAAGGGAGTGACCCCCGAGTTCGCGATTCAGACGGCCCTCAAGCTCGATGACGAAACGGTCGCGGCGTGGCGGCGGGTCGGTTTCACGGCCCACCTGGTCACTCCCGAGGGCGGGTACTTCTCGGGAACGAGTGCCCTCGTGAGCCTCAGCGGGTCCGTGCCCCGCGACGCCATCCTCCGTGCGCCGGTCGCGCTTCACGCCCGTTTCGGGCGCGTTGTGGGACAGGATTACCCGGTCGCGCTCATGGGCGTTATTGCGCACGGGCGGCAAACGATGCTCGACGCCGGCTGGCTGAAGCGGCAATGGGCCGCGTATGAGGCGCGCGGGAAGACGGGGAAGCGCCCGGCCGCCGATCCGTGCCTCGAGGCCCTCTGGCCGGCCCTCGACGGCAAGCTCCCGGTGGCGTTTGAAGCGGACACGGCCGACGAGATTCACCGTGCCCTCGATTTCGCGGCGGAATTCAAACTGAAGCCGATGATCGTCGGCGGGCGCAGCGCCTGGAAGGTGGCGGATCGTCTCGCCAAGGACAAGGTGTCGGTGATCCTCCGGCTCGATTTCGCTCCGGCGCCCGAGCGCGAAAACGATCTTCCCGTTCGCGTGCGAGAAGATCGCGAGCGCGTGCGCAAGGAGGAAGTCGCTTGTGCCTCCGTGCTGCACAAGGCCGGCGTCCCGTTCGCGTTCACCACGCAGGGACTGGCCGTCAACCGGTTCCGGGAGAACGTGCGGAAGGTGATCGCGGCCGGGGTGCCGGCGGATGTGGCGCTGGCCGCACTGACCAGCGGTGCAGCGGATATTCTCGGTGTTGCGCCGCAAGTGGGGCGCGTCACCAAGGGTCGGGCCGCGCACCTCGTCGTGTGCGAGGGCGATTTCGACGCGGCAGCGACGAAGTACAAGTTCGCGTTCTCCGATGGCGTGCGCTTTGATCTGGAGGCCGCAGCGCCTCCGGCCGGAGGGGGTGGAGGCGCTGAGCCGGTCGTTCCGAAGAAAGGTGGGCGCCCGCGCCCGACCACGGACCCCGATACCACGCCGGCGCCCAAGACCCCCACTCCCGCTCCTTCTCCCACGCCGAAAGGCCCCACCGGAGGCGTCGGGTCGGTCGCGGACCGGAATTCGCCTTCGTTCGTCAGCGATGCGCTCCGCGCAATCGTTCTGGCGCTCGGTTCCGAACGTGCGACCACCGAAATCGAAGCCGATCGCAAACCCACATTCAAGACGAACGGCGACGTGCTCATTCGCGGGGCAACGGTCATCACCGGCGCGGGAAAGACGCTCCCGCGTGCCGATATCCTCGTTCGCGGCGGGAAGATTCGCGCGGTGGGAGCCGATTTGCCCGCCGAGAAGGGTGTCACGGTTCTCGACGCCGAGGGCACGTTCGTGATGGCCGGGATCATCGACACGCACTCGCACTTCGCCGTCAGCGGCGGGGTGAACGAGGGGTCGCTCTCGGTCGTGCCCGAGGTCCGTGTGCGCGACGTGATCGATTCCGAAGACGTGCAGATTTACCGCGCACTGGGGGGCGGCGTGACAATGGCGCGACTGCTCCACGGGAGCGCCAACGTGATCGGCGGGCAGGACGCGGTCATCAAGATGAAGTACGGTCGGCCCGCCCGCGAGATGCTCGTCGCCGATGCGCCGCGCGGCGTGAAGTTCGCCCTCGGCGAGAACGTCAAGCGGACCGACGGGCGGTTCCCGAACAGTCGGCTCGGCGTGGAAGCGGTGCTCGTCCGGGCGTTCACGGAAGCTCAGACTTACCGCAAGAAGTGGGCCGATTATGACGCGAGTAAGGGAAGCAGCGAGCCGCTCCCGGAACCGCGGCGCGACCTGCGGCTCGAAGCGCTCGCGGACGTGCTCGCGGGGGATCTCCGCGTCCATTCGCACTGTTACCGCTCCGACGAAATCCTGATGCTGCTCCGCGTCGCGGAGCGCTTCGGCGTGAAGGTGCGGTCGCTCCAGCACGTCCTCGAAGGGTACAAAGTCGCTCCCGAGATCGCCGCACACGGTGCGAGCGTGAGCTTGTTCAGCGACTGGTGGGCGTACAAGATCGAGGCGTTCGACGCGATCCCGTATGGGGCCAAATTGCTCCAAGATGCCGGGGTGAACGTGTGCCTGAAGTCCGACGACAACGAACTGATGCGGCACTTGAACCAGGAGGCCGCGAAGCTGGTGAAATACTGCGGGTTCACCCCCGAAGAAGCGCTCCACACGATCACCCTGAACCCGGCGAAGCAGCTCGGACTCGATGCCCGTCTCGGCACCATCGAAGTCGGTAAGGACGCGGACCTCGCGATCTTCACGGGCCACCCGCTCAACTCGTATGCCCGGTGCGAAATGACGCTGGTCGAGGGCGAGGTCTTCTTCCAGCGATCGGACAAGTTCGGACCGTCCACCGCGGCGAAGGCGGAGCCCGCGAAACCTGTTGCGAAGTTCCCGGCGATCCCCGAATTGCCGAAGGGTGTTTACGTGCTGCGCGGTGGAACGGTCCACTCGCCCGGGAAGCCGGCGTTCGCCGGTACCGTGGTGGTGGACGCCGCGACCGGGAAGATCACACAAGTGGTCCGCGCCGGCGAGAAACCCGATGCGCCCGCGGAGGCCCGTGTAGTCGATTGCACCGGGTTGCACCTGTACCCGGGGATGATCGACGCGGGCACGGTTCTCGGGCTGGTCGAGATCGATTCCGCGCGCGAGACGAACGATTCCCGCGACGGGGGAGATTTCCAGCCGGACCTCCGAGCGAGCGCCGGGATCAACCCGGACTCGGAACTGATCCCGGTGACCCGCGCGAACGGGGTGACCACGGTCGTGACGCGGCCGACCGGCTCGCTCCTCTCGGGACAGGGGGCGCTCATTAACCTGGCGGGCTGGGTGCCGGCCGAAATGGTCGTCGTGGACCGGCTCGCGCTGCACATCGAGTACCCCAGTGAACCGGCGCCCCGCGGGTTCGGGCCGAGCGTGGCGTTCGATAGCGGGGACAACTCGGCCGCACGGTTCCGTCGCACGGAAAAGCTGGACAAACTGAAGGAACTCTTCGAGACCGCCCGGCGCTACGATGCGGCCCAGAAAGCCGGCTTGTCCGCGCCGACGAACCCGCGCCTGGAATCGCTCCTGCCGTACACACGCGGCGAGAAACCGGTGGTGTTCACCGCGGACCGCAAGGCCGACATTCTCGGTGCCCTCAAGCTGGCCGACGAACTGAAGGTGAAGCCGATCATCAGCGGCGGCACCGAGGCGTGGAAGGTCGCGGCCGAACTCAAGAAGCGCGACGTGCCCGTGATCCTCGGGCCGGTGATGAGCCTGCCGCGCGAGATCGGGGACAAGTACGACGCGCCGTTCGTCGCGGCCTCGAAGTTACACGAAGCCGGGGTGAAGTTCTGTATCCGCTCGGCCGGGTCGAACAACACGCGGAACCTGCCTTACGAGGCGGCGATGGCGGTCGCTTACGGCTTACCGCCGGAAGAAGGACTGAAGGCCGTCACCCTTTCTGCGGCCGAGATCCTGGGTGTCGCGGACCGGTTCGGGACGGTCGAGTCCGGGAAGCGGGCCAATCTGGTCATCGCCAACGGGGACGTGTTGCAGGCGTCCACGCAAGTGCTGTCGGTGTTCATCGAGGGGCGGCCCTACGAGCCGACCAGCAAACAGACGCGCCTGTTCGACAAGTACCAGAAGCGGCTGAACGAGCGCCGATCCAGTGAGTCGCCTTCAACACCCGGTGGGTCGCGGTAG